In one Rutidosis leptorrhynchoides isolate AG116_Rl617_1_P2 chromosome 8, CSIRO_AGI_Rlap_v1, whole genome shotgun sequence genomic region, the following are encoded:
- the LOC139862152 gene encoding transcription factor SPEECHLESS-like, translating into MGGECTSLADFFDSYADQFSDTNFISPGPASSGDIFSMLEVLEGVSGEFSSSMAPLEVDRPLVSQKSNSSCSGLQELMESAEMETINYSSKRMKRQKTSLVEESGVSSSDGQPKVSHIAVERNRRKQMNEHLTVLRSLMPCFYVKRADQASIIGGVVDYITELQQVLQSLEAKKQRKVYMSEVLSPRSSQVSPRKPPLSPRPLLPISPRTPQPVSPPYSARLQQPLVASSNYIQSSASLSSSMANMIPPLLDPSPSTSSSTSDINANELGANSKSSIADVEVKFSGSNLLLKTVSPRLPGQATKIVSVLENLSLEILKAGINTVDETMVNSFIIKIGIECQLSADDLVQQIQHTFP; encoded by the exons ATGGGTGGTGAATGCACTTCTTTGGCTGATTTCTTTGATAGTTATGCTGACCAGTTTTCGGATACCAACTTCATATCACCCGGTCCAGCGTCTTCAGGCGACATCTTCAGTATGCTTGAAGTTCTTGAAGGCGTTTCCGGTGAATTCTCATCGTCCATGGCGCCCCTAGAAGTTGACCGTCCACTTGTCTCTCAGAAATCTAATTCGTCATGCAGTGGTTTACAAGAACTTATGGAATCAGCAGAGATGGAAACCATCAATTATTCGTCAAAGAGGATGAAACGACAAAAGACGTCTTTAGTGGAAGAAAGCGGCGTGAGCAGCTCAGATGGGCAGCCAAAAGTGTCACATATCGCAGTTGAAAGGAACCGAAGGAAGCAGATGAACGAGCACTTAACCGTTCTTCGTTCACTAATGCCTTGTTTCTATGTCAAAAGG GCTGATCAAGCATCAATAATAGGGGGAGTGGTTGATTACATCACTGAATTGCAACAAGTTCTTCAATCACTAGAGGCAAAGAAACAAAGAAAAGTATACATGAGTGAAGTTTTGAGCCCAAGGTCTTCACAGGTCAGCCCGCGAAAACCGCCTTTAAGCCCTAGACCACTATTACCAATCAGCCCAAGAACCCCACAACCAGTAAGCCCCCCTTATAGTGCCAGGTTGCAGCAACCTCTTGTTGCTAGTTCCAATTACATACAATCATcagcatcattatcatcatcaatggCTAATATGATACCACCTTTACTTGATCCTTCACCTTCAACCTCTTCCTCAACTTCGGATATTAATGCTAACGAGCTTGGTGCAAATTCCAAGTCATCGATTGCTGATGTCGAAGTGAAGTTTTCGGGATCTAATCTACTTCTAAAGACTGTATCACCAAGATTGCCTGGACAAGCAACGAAAATAGTTTCGGTTCTTGAAAACCTGTCCCTTGAAATCCTCAAGGCTGGTATTAACACTGTTGATGAGACTATGGTCAATTCTTTCATCATTAAG ATTGGAATTGAATGTCAGCTAAGCGCGGACGACCTAGTTCAACAAATTCAGCACACATTCCCTTAG